The following proteins are encoded in a genomic region of Magnetococcales bacterium:
- a CDS encoding response regulator produces MSQEGPRQTILTVDDTPSHIDVVKNVLGKNYMVQAAINGKMALKIVEKKKPDLILLDVMMPEMDGHEVCRRLKSNPETATIPVIFLTGQDGVLDEAKGLMLGAVDFILKPINPNLLNSRVLVHLNQAKQRQEREAMLLDRIQRLEAELAALKGR; encoded by the coding sequence ATGAGCCAGGAAGGGCCCAGACAGACAATTCTCACTGTAGATGATACGCCGAGCCACATCGATGTGGTCAAAAATGTGCTAGGCAAAAATTATATGGTTCAAGCGGCAATCAACGGCAAAATGGCCCTTAAAATCGTCGAAAAGAAAAAGCCGGATCTCATCCTCCTGGATGTCATGATGCCTGAGATGGACGGCCATGAAGTGTGCCGCCGGCTCAAGTCCAACCCGGAGACCGCCACCATTCCCGTTATTTTTTTAACGGGCCAGGATGGCGTCCTGGATGAGGCCAAGGGGCTGATGCTGGGGGCGGTGGATTTTATCCTGAAACCCATCAATCCCAACCTGCTGAACTCCCGCGTGCTGGTTCACCTCAACCAGGCCAAACAACGGCAAGAGCGGGAAGCGATGTTGTTGGATCGCATTCAGAGATTGGAAGCGGAATTGGCTGCCTTGAAGGGAAGATGA